From Virgibacillus natechei, the proteins below share one genomic window:
- a CDS encoding ABC transporter ATP-binding protein yields the protein MSFIQLENITKHFKGGEKPAVNSLQLNIEKGEIITLLGPSGCGKTTTLRMIAGFENPSEGSLHIDGKEVYSDSRTLPPEKRGIGMVFQDYALFPHMSILKNVMFGLNKWSIKAKKQRAAEVLELVGLEEYAHRYPTELSGGQQQRIALARALAPRPNVVLMDEPFSNLDASLREKMRFDVTNILRKTNTTAIIVTHDQKDAFAVSNRVVVMNDGLIQQIATPKEMYRCPKNCFVAQFVGKTNLLTGTMDTDLKNIHTHIGKVSLPTEWQEHLDTVKVSVRPEGCRLSEEGAHCGQVERVTYGGEFQELYVRLPGKQGLTGEPMLINAPVEKDVEVGTMVSFDITPELVALVE from the coding sequence ATGAGTTTTATTCAACTTGAGAATATAACGAAACATTTTAAAGGCGGAGAGAAGCCTGCGGTTAACTCACTTCAATTAAATATCGAAAAAGGCGAGATTATCACGTTGCTCGGACCAAGTGGTTGTGGTAAAACGACAACGTTACGTATGATCGCAGGATTTGAGAATCCATCTGAAGGATCGCTACACATTGATGGGAAAGAAGTTTATAGTGATAGTCGTACCCTCCCTCCGGAAAAGCGTGGTATTGGAATGGTATTTCAGGACTATGCTCTATTTCCTCATATGTCGATTCTGAAAAATGTAATGTTCGGTTTAAACAAATGGAGTATAAAGGCAAAGAAACAACGTGCCGCTGAAGTACTGGAACTGGTTGGTTTAGAGGAGTATGCGCATCGTTACCCAACTGAACTTTCTGGTGGACAGCAGCAACGAATCGCTCTAGCTAGAGCCTTGGCCCCTCGACCGAACGTTGTTTTAATGGATGAGCCATTTAGTAACCTCGATGCTAGCCTAAGGGAAAAGATGCGTTTTGACGTGACAAACATATTAAGGAAAACAAATACAACGGCAATTATAGTCACGCACGACCAAAAGGATGCTTTCGCTGTATCAAATAGAGTAGTTGTTATGAACGACGGACTTATTCAACAAATAGCTACGCCGAAAGAAATGTATCGCTGTCCGAAGAACTGTTTCGTAGCTCAGTTTGTTGGAAAGACAAATTTATTAACGGGCACAATGGATACAGATTTAAAGAATATCCATACACATATTGGCAAAGTATCTTTACCGACGGAATGGCAGGAACATTTGGATACGGTTAAGGTTTCGGTTCGCCCTGAAGGTTGTCGGCTCTCAGAAGAGGGAGCGCACTGCGGTCAGGTTGAACGTGTTACCTATGGTGGAGAGTTTCAGGAACTTTATGTTCGACTCCCTGGTAAACAAGGGTTAACGGGAGAGCCTATGCTTATTAACGCTCCCGTTGAAAAAGATGTTGAAGTAGGTACAATGGTCTCATTTGATATAACACCTGAATTGGTTGCATTAGTAGAGTAG